Proteins encoded in a region of the Erwinia aphidicola genome:
- a CDS encoding ABC transporter substrate-binding protein translates to MKHIALTAAVMALTPITAVLAADQDVAFASSVKPKADAALHATLPEDILKRGYIVAGTNPNTPPTTFYQADNKTLAGREIDIVSAVADRLGVAVHWRDTGGFDNIIPGLKSGRYDLAASNIDANKKRLQQVDFVGYYNASKLALVARKDAELGPVNTFAELCGKTVGAGAGTSQITRLQTASEACIADKKPAITIPVFPDRPAGVQAVISGRVPMFFGPYEGLRYQASHVKPLALAGEITIEDTIVSIALPKQSPLEKPIQAALNSLIKDGTYQQILDKWEIGFGAVKTAGLNEEIAK, encoded by the coding sequence ATGAAACACATTGCACTGACTGCCGCCGTAATGGCGCTGACTCCAATCACCGCCGTCCTGGCCGCCGATCAGGATGTTGCCTTTGCCAGCAGCGTGAAGCCGAAGGCCGATGCGGCGCTGCACGCTACGCTGCCGGAAGATATTCTGAAGAGGGGCTATATTGTGGCGGGAACCAACCCCAACACGCCGCCTACTACTTTTTACCAGGCGGATAATAAAACCCTGGCCGGGCGCGAGATTGATATTGTCAGCGCGGTTGCTGACCGCCTCGGTGTGGCCGTGCACTGGCGTGATACCGGGGGCTTTGACAACATTATCCCTGGTCTGAAATCTGGTCGTTACGATCTGGCCGCGTCTAATATCGATGCCAATAAGAAGCGTCTGCAGCAGGTTGATTTTGTTGGCTACTACAACGCATCTAAACTGGCGCTGGTCGCCCGTAAAGATGCGGAGCTGGGGCCAGTCAACACCTTCGCCGAGCTGTGTGGCAAGACCGTGGGCGCGGGAGCAGGTACGTCGCAGATCACCCGCCTGCAAACCGCCAGCGAAGCCTGTATTGCCGATAAAAAACCAGCGATAACTATCCCGGTATTCCCGGATCGTCCGGCGGGCGTGCAGGCAGTAATCAGCGGTCGCGTGCCGATGTTTTTTGGTCCGTATGAAGGCCTGCGCTACCAGGCCAGCCACGTTAAGCCGCTGGCATTAGCGGGTGAAATCACCATTGAGGACACCATCGTCTCTATCGCTCTGCCAAAACAGTCGCCGCTGGAGAAGCCGATTCAGGCCGCATTGAACTCACTTATCAAAGATGGTACCTATCAGCAGATCCTCGATAAATGGGAAATTGGCTTCGGCGCGGTGAAAACAGCGGGCCTGAATGAAGAGATTGCCAAATGA
- a CDS encoding DUF3147 family protein has protein sequence MVWLIVKYMVTAGVVVLVSEVAKRSDRFGALLAALPLVTVLVLVWMKLEGQTQEKIASHAWYTFWYVVPTLPMFLCFPLMFQRWGFWIALLASCVMTVVIFWGYALLLRRSGIDLI, from the coding sequence ATGGTCTGGTTGATTGTGAAGTATATGGTAACTGCCGGAGTTGTTGTGCTTGTTTCAGAGGTGGCAAAGCGAAGCGATCGATTTGGCGCGCTGCTGGCTGCCCTACCGCTGGTGACCGTTCTGGTGCTTGTATGGATGAAGCTGGAGGGGCAAACACAGGAAAAAATTGCCAGTCATGCGTGGTACACATTTTGGTATGTGGTCCCTACCCTCCCAATGTTTCTCTGCTTTCCGCTTATGTTTCAACGATGGGGTTTCTGGATTGCGCTACTGGCTTCATGCGTGATGACCGTGGTGATATTTTGGGGATATGCGCTTTTACTTCGTCGTTCAGGAATTGATCTGATTTGA
- a CDS encoding LysR family transcriptional regulator, with translation MINADRLNSIRAFVQAAQAGGFSQAAYQLGLSRSTVGKAVARLEARLQVKLFQRTTRSLSLTREGEVFYQDCLQILASLDAAENRLMAHVSAPSGQLRIAAPPLLGEKWVLPVILPLTRRWQGLGLDLRLSTQRVDLAADGIDLAIRIGAPGHHVDLTAHLLGHQALLLCASPALLSEGDVLHRPDDLTDFPHLTLLEQGRSQPWLIKNAQEEMIYWQPNGRLRFSTMSAVYASTLEGYGIAQLPRWLVNQDIERGRLVEVLPGTRCSSLPIYAVWLRTSVMPRRIRCAIDALKAAFTTTPL, from the coding sequence ATGATTAATGCTGACCGGCTTAACAGCATCCGCGCTTTTGTACAGGCCGCTCAGGCGGGAGGGTTCAGCCAGGCAGCTTACCAACTGGGTCTATCCCGTTCGACGGTTGGGAAAGCCGTTGCCCGTCTGGAAGCTCGTCTGCAGGTAAAATTGTTTCAGCGCACCACCCGCTCTCTTTCGCTCACCCGTGAAGGTGAAGTGTTTTATCAGGACTGTCTGCAGATACTCGCCAGCCTCGATGCCGCAGAAAACCGTCTGATGGCACATGTCAGCGCCCCCTCAGGTCAGCTACGAATTGCAGCCCCTCCCCTGCTGGGTGAAAAATGGGTATTGCCGGTTATACTGCCGTTGACGCGACGCTGGCAGGGGCTTGGTCTGGACCTGAGGCTGTCCACACAGCGAGTAGACCTGGCCGCCGATGGTATCGATCTGGCCATCCGTATCGGCGCTCCGGGGCACCATGTCGATCTCACCGCTCATCTGCTAGGGCATCAGGCGCTACTGCTTTGTGCCTCCCCTGCTTTGCTATCTGAAGGCGATGTTCTTCATCGTCCTGATGATCTCACCGACTTTCCTCACCTCACGCTGCTGGAGCAGGGCCGCTCTCAACCTTGGTTGATTAAAAATGCGCAGGAAGAAATGATTTACTGGCAGCCGAATGGACGACTGCGCTTTAGCACGATGAGTGCCGTCTACGCGTCAACGCTGGAGGGTTATGGTATTGCGCAACTGCCACGCTGGCTGGTGAACCAGGACATTGAACGTGGAAGGCTGGTTGAAGTTTTACCGGGGACACGCTGCAGCAGTTTGCCCATTTATGCCGTGTGGCTGAGAACGTCTGTCATGCCTCGGCGGATACGTTGTGCTATCGATGCGCTCAAAGCGGCGTTTACTACCACTCCTTTATAA
- a CDS encoding LLM class flavin-dependent oxidoreductase — protein sequence MSVQKTSPRQLRLGLFVQALGHHVGGWRAEGAKGSPTDVEWFTWIAKKGEEGLFDMFFVGDALATSVHRLPSTMSRLEPLTLLSALAVQTKYIGLAATASTTFDQPFHLARALSSVDHISRGRGAWNVVTSFSADAARNFSREDLPSHAERYDVAREFLDVTFKLWNGWEEGAIVREKESGRYSDEGKIHAANHKGKYFQVQGPLNIARSPQGRPVIIEAGSSPAGQKLAAETAEVVFTAAASLEEGQAFYRSQKQFVRDAGRQPDHLLILPGVMPIVGRTRAEAQETWNQLNELVDIDNGIEQLSARFGVDMTAYPLDGPVPEIGGTEGGQSRVKLLTDLAARENLTLRQLAAVAAGSRGHRVIVGTAEDIADDFQQWLEQDGADGFNIMPAVLPNQLELFVELVVPELQRRGLFRSEYHYSTLRENLGLPSIDENFAAVPALATEG from the coding sequence ATGTCTGTGCAGAAAACCTCACCGCGCCAGCTGCGTCTCGGCCTGTTTGTTCAGGCGCTGGGCCACCACGTGGGCGGCTGGCGTGCTGAGGGGGCGAAAGGCTCTCCGACCGATGTCGAATGGTTTACCTGGATCGCCAAAAAAGGCGAAGAAGGCCTGTTTGATATGTTCTTCGTTGGCGATGCGCTGGCAACGAGCGTTCACCGCCTCCCTTCCACTATGTCACGCCTGGAGCCTCTGACGCTGCTTTCCGCGTTGGCGGTGCAGACTAAATATATTGGTCTGGCGGCGACGGCCTCTACCACTTTCGATCAGCCGTTCCACCTGGCGCGCGCGCTGTCATCGGTCGACCATATCAGCCGTGGCCGCGGTGCGTGGAACGTGGTGACCTCATTCTCTGCTGATGCCGCGCGCAATTTCAGCCGTGAAGATCTGCCTTCCCACGCCGAACGCTACGATGTGGCGCGCGAGTTCCTCGATGTGACCTTTAAACTGTGGAACGGTTGGGAAGAGGGCGCAATCGTGCGCGAAAAAGAGAGCGGTCGTTACTCTGACGAAGGGAAGATTCACGCTGCCAACCACAAAGGTAAATATTTCCAGGTGCAGGGACCGCTGAACATCGCCCGTTCCCCGCAGGGGCGTCCGGTGATTATTGAAGCCGGATCTTCCCCGGCCGGTCAGAAACTGGCGGCGGAAACTGCTGAAGTGGTGTTTACCGCAGCGGCCTCACTGGAAGAGGGGCAGGCGTTCTACCGCAGCCAGAAACAGTTTGTGCGCGATGCTGGTCGCCAGCCGGATCATTTGCTGATCCTGCCGGGCGTGATGCCGATTGTCGGGCGCACGCGTGCGGAGGCGCAGGAAACCTGGAACCAGCTGAATGAACTGGTGGATATCGATAACGGTATTGAACAGCTGTCCGCGCGCTTTGGCGTGGATATGACCGCTTATCCGCTGGATGGGCCGGTGCCGGAGATTGGCGGTACGGAAGGCGGGCAGAGCCGCGTCAAGCTGCTGACCGACCTCGCCGCGCGTGAAAACCTCACCCTGCGCCAGCTGGCAGCCGTGGCGGCCGGTTCCCGCGGTCACCGGGTGATTGTGGGCACCGCCGAAGATATCGCCGATGACTTCCAGCAGTGGCTGGAACAGGACGGGGCGGACGGTTTCAACATCATGCCAGCGGTGCTGCCAAATCAGCTGGAGCTGTTTGTCGAACTGGTGGTGCCTGAGCTGCAGCGCCGTGGCCTGTTCCGCAGCGAATATCATTACAGCACTCTGCGTGAAAACCTGGGGCTGCCGTCCATCGATGAAAATTTTGCTGCCGTGCCTGCACTGGCAACTGAGGGGTAA
- a CDS encoding MFS transporter: MTTSFTLSRTQLIRLQSGICLASFLGCLDFTIVNTALPALQRYFSRDVVAMQWSMTLFVMALCCCMVMSARLAERFGAKHVLFGGMLLFGVASLGAGLAVNLTVMNFCRLLQGTGCAVLYTVSASILVSVMPSAGRGRALGMLFAANGLGLALGPIAGGILVSWLGWRSVFLINVPLMLVSFIYCMGAIPTSSRNVQVRLDISGWLMMNAGLIPLLFLRVFLTLEKRTIQPLIDLRMLRNKDFAAACMLSVLLAIFYCSAFMLIPLKLVAVFQPSDARIGLMLLPVTLVMAVVSPIAGHAADRFTPWPVMAAGFIALSLSAMLQSFGNIPITTVFAAFILMGAGWGAILGPSVNAALGALPASMHAQGIGISWTLHNLGGALGLAIAAQIYQAGGAEGGFQRVMIGLAAGSLLAVVVALRAAKRASTHRLAQSDD, translated from the coding sequence ATGACAACTTCTTTCACTCTTTCCCGCACTCAGTTAATCAGGCTGCAAAGCGGGATATGCCTGGCCAGCTTCCTTGGCTGCCTGGATTTCACCATCGTGAATACCGCGTTGCCAGCGCTGCAGCGCTACTTCAGTCGCGACGTGGTTGCCATGCAGTGGTCGATGACGCTATTTGTGATGGCGCTGTGCTGCTGCATGGTAATGTCAGCCCGTCTGGCTGAGCGCTTTGGCGCTAAGCATGTACTGTTCGGCGGTATGTTGCTGTTTGGCGTCGCCTCGTTGGGAGCGGGGCTGGCGGTCAATCTGACAGTGATGAACTTCTGCCGTTTGTTACAGGGAACAGGGTGTGCAGTGCTGTATACCGTCAGCGCGAGCATACTGGTCAGTGTTATGCCGTCTGCAGGGCGGGGCAGGGCGCTGGGCATGCTGTTTGCTGCTAATGGTTTAGGATTGGCTCTGGGGCCGATAGCCGGAGGTATTCTGGTCAGCTGGTTAGGCTGGCGATCGGTTTTTTTGATCAATGTGCCGCTAATGCTGGTCAGTTTTATATACTGCATGGGCGCCATCCCGACGTCCTCAAGGAATGTGCAGGTTCGACTCGATATTTCAGGCTGGTTAATGATGAATGCCGGGCTGATACCGCTGCTGTTTCTGCGGGTTTTCCTCACCTTAGAAAAGCGCACGATCCAGCCGCTAATTGATTTGCGTATGCTGCGCAATAAGGACTTTGCGGCTGCCTGCATGTTATCGGTGCTGCTGGCGATATTTTATTGCAGCGCATTCATGCTGATCCCACTCAAGCTGGTTGCAGTCTTTCAACCCAGTGATGCCCGGATCGGCCTGATGCTGCTGCCGGTGACGCTGGTGATGGCGGTGGTTTCACCGATTGCAGGCCACGCTGCCGACCGCTTCACTCCCTGGCCTGTGATGGCGGCAGGATTCATCGCGCTGTCACTGTCAGCGATGCTACAGAGCTTTGGCAATATTCCTATAACTACTGTTTTCGCTGCATTTATACTGATGGGGGCCGGATGGGGTGCGATCCTCGGGCCTTCGGTTAATGCGGCGCTTGGCGCTTTGCCTGCGTCAATGCATGCGCAGGGGATTGGGATTTCCTGGACGCTGCATAATCTCGGCGGCGCACTTGGGTTGGCCATTGCTGCACAAATCTATCAGGCAGGCGGTGCCGAAGGCGGTTTTCAGCGGGTTATGATAGGACTGGCCGCGGGATCGTTGCTTGCCGTAGTGGTGGCACTTAGGGCGGCAAAGCGCGCCAGCACACATCGGCTGGCGCAGAGCGATGATTAG
- the parA gene encoding ParA family partition ATPase yields the protein MTTKIISFLNGKGGVGKTTTSINIATCLARKGFKVVMVDTDPQGSISNWYDETKCKFDLAEAASEKEVYTVRKQLKDYDYVVIDGAAAITAISSAAVMVSDLVLIPVTPSPLDFAACGAILAVVEARENLQPVIARFLITKKVASTRMLEVLKESIEDTGVPALKTATTQRQVYIRTMLDGGTVFDTTDGSAKGEIDVMTNEILELLA from the coding sequence ATGACAACCAAAATTATCTCCTTCCTGAACGGGAAGGGCGGGGTAGGGAAAACGACGACCTCCATCAATATCGCAACATGCCTGGCTCGCAAGGGCTTCAAGGTTGTGATGGTGGATACGGATCCTCAGGGTAGCATCAGCAATTGGTACGACGAAACCAAGTGCAAATTTGATTTGGCTGAAGCGGCATCCGAAAAAGAAGTTTATACCGTGCGTAAACAGCTGAAGGACTATGACTACGTGGTCATTGATGGCGCTGCGGCCATAACGGCGATATCTTCAGCAGCCGTTATGGTCAGCGATTTGGTGCTTATTCCGGTGACGCCTTCACCTCTCGATTTTGCTGCTTGTGGCGCGATTCTGGCGGTGGTCGAAGCGCGCGAAAACTTGCAGCCGGTGATTGCGCGATTCCTGATTACCAAAAAAGTTGCCTCTACGCGCATGCTTGAGGTCCTAAAAGAGTCAATCGAGGATACCGGTGTTCCGGCGCTTAAAACCGCGACGACTCAGCGACAGGTGTACATACGCACAATGCTGGATGGTGGAACCGTATTTGACACGACAGACGGCAGTGCAAAAGGGGAGATCGATGTGATGACAAACGAAATTCTGGAGCTGCTTGCATGA
- a CDS encoding amino acid ABC transporter permease, producing MSVRPDDSGAGLRIVGHRHYGRWFSALIVLLLVVLMGSSVVSNPRFEWDVVAQNLTEASILNGVIMTIKLTAISVLFGFAGGTLLALMRLSANPVLVGVSWAYTWFFRAVPMLVQLFLWYNIAALYPKLTLSLPFIGEVWHATTNEIISPFSAAVIALVMHQSAYAAEIIRAGIQSVNPGQLEAAKALGYRPGQIFRQTVLPQAMRTILPPAGNEVIGQLKTTAVVSVIALQDVLYSAQIIYQRTYEVIPLLLVATAWYLLMTSVLSIGQHYVEAWFSRGNSPAKRSWFRRLPQQQEQES from the coding sequence ATGAGTGTGCGGCCTGACGACTCAGGCGCCGGGCTGCGCATTGTCGGTCACCGCCATTACGGGCGCTGGTTTAGCGCGCTGATCGTGCTGCTGTTGGTGGTGCTGATGGGGTCATCGGTGGTCAGCAATCCGCGCTTCGAGTGGGACGTGGTGGCGCAGAATCTGACGGAAGCCTCGATCCTCAACGGCGTGATAATGACCATCAAGCTGACGGCGATCTCCGTGCTGTTCGGCTTTGCCGGGGGAACGCTGCTGGCGCTGATGCGCCTGTCGGCCAATCCAGTGCTGGTCGGGGTGAGCTGGGCCTATACCTGGTTCTTCCGTGCGGTGCCGATGCTGGTCCAGCTGTTCCTCTGGTACAACATCGCTGCGCTCTATCCGAAGTTAACCCTGTCGCTGCCGTTTATCGGCGAGGTCTGGCATGCCACCACCAACGAGATTATCAGCCCGTTCAGCGCGGCGGTGATTGCGCTGGTGATGCACCAGTCGGCCTATGCGGCGGAGATTATCCGTGCCGGGATACAGAGCGTTAATCCGGGCCAGCTGGAGGCGGCGAAAGCGTTAGGCTATCGTCCCGGCCAGATTTTCCGCCAGACCGTGCTGCCGCAGGCGATGCGCACCATTCTGCCCCCGGCAGGTAATGAAGTGATCGGTCAGCTGAAAACCACCGCTGTGGTTTCGGTGATTGCGCTGCAGGACGTGCTCTATTCGGCACAGATTATCTATCAGCGTACCTACGAGGTGATCCCGCTGCTGCTGGTTGCCACCGCCTGGTATTTGCTGATGACCTCAGTACTGTCCATTGGCCAGCATTATGTTGAAGCGTGGTTCAGCCGCGGTAACAGCCCGGCGAAACGCAGCTGGTTTCGCCGCCTGCCGCAGCAACAGGAGCAGGAATCATGA
- a CDS encoding plasmid partition protein ParG translates to MKMKLGQHRQLAPALDAVSKPPAGTVKKLQTNIDEDLHRRFKTACFMQGREMKDVLTELIEHWLPENESR, encoded by the coding sequence ATGAAAATGAAACTAGGACAACATCGGCAGTTAGCACCGGCGCTGGATGCAGTGAGTAAGCCACCTGCCGGGACTGTAAAAAAATTGCAGACTAATATCGACGAAGATCTGCACCGCAGGTTTAAGACGGCCTGTTTTATGCAGGGTCGTGAGATGAAGGATGTGCTGACAGAACTGATTGAGCACTGGCTTCCAGAGAATGAATCCCGCTAA
- a CDS encoding HipA N-terminal domain-containing protein yields MTDQRLYCFMNDLPLGELTRNNGRLSFQYDPRWLQSPRGQALSASLPPQSLTNALTLTPPEFDRQVGEVIQRGTHEALAKYQRLAGKG; encoded by the coding sequence ATGACCGATCAGCGGCTTTACTGCTTTATGAACGATCTTCCGCTTGGCGAACTGACGCGAAACAATGGCAGGCTGTCGTTCCAGTACGATCCCCGCTGGCTCCAGTCGCCTCGAGGACAGGCCCTGTCCGCCAGCCTGCCGCCGCAAAGCCTGACCAACGCACTGACTCTAACCCCGCCAGAGTTTGATCGTCAGGTTGGGGAAGTTATCCAGCGCGGCACGCACGAAGCGCTGGCAAAATATCAGCGGCTGGCGGGTAAAGGCTAA
- a CDS encoding amino acid ABC transporter ATP-binding protein has product MSESISLRGIHKQFSGKTVLRDISMDIAAGSVTVILGPSGSGKSTLLRCINHLEKLDAGTILVGQSMIGYRRKGQHLVELPEKRVAAQRQRIGMVFQQFNLFPHRTVLQNISDAPLRIRGEKRAVVEARALKLLEQVGLAHRAQAWPRELSGGQQQRVAIARALAMEPEVMLFDEPTSALDPELVGEVLQVMKQLAHSGITMVVVTHEIGFAREVADNIVFMDNGTVVESGDARTLLDNPQHPRLREFLASVL; this is encoded by the coding sequence ATGAGTGAATCGATCAGCCTGCGCGGCATTCATAAACAATTTTCCGGCAAAACGGTACTGCGCGATATCAGTATGGATATTGCCGCCGGTTCGGTGACGGTAATCCTCGGGCCTTCCGGCTCCGGGAAATCAACGCTGCTGCGCTGTATTAACCACCTGGAAAAACTTGATGCCGGCACCATCCTCGTGGGGCAATCGATGATTGGCTACCGCCGCAAGGGGCAGCATTTAGTGGAGCTGCCGGAGAAACGCGTTGCCGCGCAGCGTCAGCGCATCGGCATGGTGTTCCAGCAGTTCAATCTGTTTCCGCACCGTACCGTGCTGCAGAATATCAGCGATGCGCCGCTGCGCATTCGTGGTGAGAAGCGTGCCGTGGTGGAAGCCCGCGCGCTGAAATTACTGGAGCAGGTCGGGCTGGCGCACCGGGCGCAGGCGTGGCCGCGCGAACTGTCCGGCGGCCAGCAGCAACGCGTGGCGATTGCCCGGGCGCTGGCAATGGAGCCGGAAGTGATGCTGTTCGATGAGCCGACCTCGGCGCTGGACCCTGAACTGGTGGGTGAAGTACTGCAGGTGATGAAGCAGCTGGCACATTCCGGTATCACCATGGTGGTGGTCACCCACGAAATTGGGTTCGCCCGCGAAGTGGCGGATAACATCGTGTTTATGGATAACGGAACAGTAGTGGAAAGCGGCGATGCGCGCACATTACTGGACAATCCGCAACATCCGCGCCTGCGCGAATTTCTCGCCAGCGTGTTGTAA
- a CDS encoding MmgE/PrpD family protein, whose product MNISLTARLAETLSSINPGATERHNARAGVMDYFACLFPVLHGSVLESGLDAIFRVFPAEHSLENLALQLGYLSHSLDFDDYHANFRGHPTTVVLSSLLALSTTRKAQSVEDFLDAYVVGVELAGRLGKAIGTRHYSAGFHSTATLGTLAATGAACRLLQLSNAETQVAIGLAATQASGLRSQFGSAAKPLHAGLAARSAVNSVQLAQAGFAGQSSGVLESFLQALGFGAGQPADLLHEWGSPWRIVSPGLEFKRYPTCGGTHSAAEAAFILREQLLTNAKLSDVERIEVSFPPGADTAPNITAPRNGVEARFSLEYVIADALLNGSVALENYSEAPVDDVIAELAARVSRHPDPSAPADELDPDRRFHRVTLYLRNGSSLSHCVTRRETAAALTDVEAKLRNSLAALPAAQAQTIFNDACLADSAALQRLIFLISQ is encoded by the coding sequence TTGAACATTTCTCTCACTGCACGGCTGGCAGAAACGCTATCCAGCATCAATCCTGGCGCGACTGAGCGGCATAATGCCCGTGCTGGCGTCATGGATTACTTCGCCTGTCTGTTTCCTGTACTGCACGGAAGCGTACTGGAAAGCGGCCTGGACGCAATATTTCGCGTATTCCCGGCTGAACATTCGCTGGAAAACCTGGCGCTGCAGCTCGGCTATCTCAGTCATTCTCTGGATTTCGATGATTATCACGCTAATTTCCGCGGCCACCCCACTACTGTGGTGCTCTCCTCACTGCTGGCGCTGAGTACTACGCGTAAAGCGCAAAGCGTGGAGGATTTCCTCGATGCTTATGTTGTCGGGGTAGAACTGGCAGGCCGGTTAGGGAAAGCCATCGGCACGCGCCACTATTCGGCCGGATTCCACAGCACTGCCACGCTTGGAACCCTTGCTGCCACTGGCGCAGCCTGCCGGTTATTGCAGCTCAGTAACGCCGAAACGCAGGTGGCCATCGGGCTGGCGGCGACTCAGGCCTCCGGTTTACGCAGCCAGTTTGGTTCAGCGGCTAAACCTCTGCATGCCGGGCTGGCCGCCCGCAGCGCGGTCAACAGCGTACAGCTGGCTCAGGCGGGTTTCGCCGGGCAGAGCAGCGGTGTTTTGGAGAGCTTCCTGCAGGCGCTGGGCTTTGGTGCCGGACAGCCGGCTGACTTGCTACATGAGTGGGGATCCCCGTGGCGCATTGTTTCACCGGGCCTGGAGTTTAAACGCTACCCGACCTGTGGTGGCACCCACAGCGCGGCCGAAGCCGCATTCATCCTGCGTGAGCAGTTGCTGACGAACGCGAAATTGTCTGACGTTGAACGGATTGAAGTCAGCTTTCCACCAGGCGCCGATACCGCACCGAATATCACCGCGCCGCGTAACGGCGTTGAAGCGCGTTTCAGCCTCGAATACGTGATTGCCGATGCGCTGCTGAACGGCAGCGTTGCGCTGGAAAATTACAGTGAAGCGCCGGTTGACGACGTGATTGCTGAACTCGCCGCGCGCGTCAGCCGCCATCCCGACCCGAGTGCGCCTGCGGATGAGCTCGATCCCGATCGTCGTTTCCATCGCGTCACGCTTTATCTGCGCAACGGCAGCTCGCTCAGCCACTGTGTTACGCGCCGTGAAACCGCCGCAGCGCTCACTGACGTCGAGGCCAAGCTGCGCAACAGTCTGGCAGCTCTGCCTGCCGCTCAGGCACAAACCATTTTCAACGATGCATGCCTGGCGGATAGCGCCGCGCTGCAGCGTCTTATTTTCCTGATTAGCCAATAA
- the msrA gene encoding peptide-methionine (S)-S-oxide reductase MsrA: MATEYATIGGGCFWCTEAVFKQIDGVESVESGYIGGHTENPTYKQVCNGDTGHAEAIRIGFNPDKVSYGDLLDISFATHDPTQLNRQGNDIGTQYRSALFPADAAQLAEAKAAIARAQTEHADPVVTTIETDAKWWPAEDYHQDYWAGEGQENRYCLAVIPPKLQKLRKKFAAKTISG, from the coding sequence ATGGCGACAGAATACGCAACTATTGGCGGAGGCTGCTTCTGGTGCACTGAAGCAGTCTTCAAACAGATTGACGGCGTGGAATCGGTCGAGAGCGGCTACATCGGCGGCCACACCGAAAACCCAACCTACAAGCAGGTTTGCAATGGGGACACCGGCCACGCTGAAGCTATCCGTATTGGCTTCAACCCTGACAAAGTCAGCTATGGCGACCTGCTGGATATCAGCTTTGCCACTCACGATCCCACCCAGCTGAACCGCCAGGGTAATGATATCGGGACGCAGTACCGCTCAGCGCTGTTCCCGGCAGATGCTGCACAGCTTGCTGAAGCGAAAGCGGCGATTGCGCGCGCGCAGACTGAACACGCCGATCCGGTTGTGACCACCATCGAAACCGATGCGAAATGGTGGCCGGCAGAAGATTACCACCAGGATTACTGGGCGGGTGAAGGTCAGGAAAACCGTTACTGCCTGGCAGTGATCCCACCGAAGCTGCAGAAGCTACGCAAAAAGTTTGCGGCGAAAACCATCAGCGGCTAA